The proteins below come from a single Sorghum bicolor cultivar BTx623 chromosome 4, Sorghum_bicolor_NCBIv3, whole genome shotgun sequence genomic window:
- the LOC8081966 gene encoding cyclic nucleotide-gated ion channel 17 codes for MDCDLLAAWWSSSTRLISRIFRGSAADAPGPSPMRPAIPLHQKQAGLAASKLGVGTSKKHRAFVASDEQWYNKIFDPSSDFILTWNRIFLFSCFVALFIDPLYFYVPKISYGSPKFCVGTDTRFAVGVTFFRSIADLLYVLHIIIKFRTAYINPSSTLRVFGRGDLVTNPKQIACKYIRSDLAVDVAAALPLPQIIVWFVIPAIKYTSAEHNNNILVLIVLAQYLPRLYLIFPLTYEIVKATGVVAKTAWEGAAYNMLLYLIASHVLGALWYLLSVDRQTFCWKTRCLNETGCDLKYLDCDSTLNATWASTTSVFSKCNASDDTISFDFGMFGPALSNQAPAQSFAMKYFYSLWWGLQNLSCYGQTLVVSTYLGETLYCIFLAVLGLVLFAHLIGNVQTYLQSITVRVEEWRLKQRDTEEWMRHRQLPCELRERVRRFIQYKWLATRGVNEESILQALPADLRRDIKRHLCLGLVRRVPFFSQMDDQLLDAICERLVSSLCTKGTYIVREGDPVTEMLFIIRGKLESSTTNGGRTGFFNSITLKPGDFCGEELLGWALVPRPTTNLPSSTRTVKALIEVEAFALQAEDLKFVASQFRRLHSKKLQHTFRYYSHHWRTWASCFIQAAWRRYKRRKMAKDLSMRESFNSVRLDEVDNEDDDSPPKNSLALKFIARTRKVPQNMKELPKLTKPDEPDFSAEPED; via the exons ATGGACTGCGATTTGCTCGCTGCGTGGTGGAGCAGCAGCACCAGATTAATCTCCAGGATTTTTCGGGGGTCAGCAGCTGATGCGCCGGGGCCGTCGCCAATGAGGCCAGCCATACCGCTTCACCAGAAGCAGGCGGGGCTCGCTGCTAGCAAGCTAGGGGTGGGGACCTCGAAGAAGCACAGGGCCTTTGTCGCGAGCGATGAGCAGTGGTACAACAAGATATTTGACCCATCGAGCGACTTCATCTTGACATGGAACCGCATCTTCCTCTTCTCCTGCTTCGTCGCGCTATTTATAGACCCCCTCTACTTCTATGTGCCCAAGATCAGCTACGGCAGCCCCAAATTCTGCGTTGGAACAGACACCCGTTTCGCCGTCGGTGTTACATTCTTCAGATCGATTGCTGATTTATTGTATGTCCTGCACATCATAATAAAGTTCAGAACAGCATATATCAACCCGAGCTCGACTCTGAGGGTGTTTGGAAGAGGGGATCTTGTCACAAATCCCAAGCAAATTGCGTGCAAATATATCAGATCTGACttagctgttgatgtggccgctGCATTGCCTTTGCCACAG ATTATTGTTTGGTTTGTGATACCAGCCATAAAGTATACCTCTGCTGAGCACAACAATAACATTCTGGTGCTCATAGTTCTTGCTCAGTATCTTCCAAGATTGTATCTCATATTCCCCTTAACTTATGAAATTGTCAAAGCTACTGGAGTTGTCGCAAAGACTGCTTGGGAAGGGGCTGCATATAACATGCTGCTCTATCTGATAGCTAGTCAT GTGCTAGGTGCACTATGGTATCTTCTATCTGTCGATCGCCAGACATTCTGCTGGAAGACGAGGTGCTTGAATGAAACTGGTTGTGATCTTAAGTACCTAGATTGTGATTCGACACTGAATGCTACTTGGGCGAGTACAACTTCTGTCTTCAGTAAATGTAATGCTAGTGATGACACTATTAGTTTTGATTTTGGTATGTTCGGGCCTGCATTGTCTAATCAAGCCCCTGCTCAAAGTTTTGCAATGAAGTATTTCTATTCCCTCTGGTGGGGGTTGCAGAATTTAAG CTGCTACGGTCAGACTCTTGTTGTGAGTACCTATCTTGGTGAGACACTGTACTGTATATTCTTGGCGGTACTTGGTCTTGTCTTGTTTGCGCATTTGATTGGAAATGTGCAG ACCTACCTGCAATCTATTACTGTGAGGGTTGAGGAATGGAGATTAAAGCAAAGAGATACTGAGGAATGGATGAGACATCGTCAACTTCCTTGTGAACTGCGGGAAAGGGTGAGACGGTTTATCCAGTACAAGTGGCTTGCAACTAGGGGTGTGAACGAAGAGTCAATATTGCAAGCTCTGCCTGCGGACCTTCGACGTGACATTAAGCGTCACCTTTGCTTGGGTCTTGTTCGACGG GTTCCATTTTTCTCCCAGATGGATGATCAACTTCTCGATGCCATCTGTGAGCGTCTTGTATCATCACTGTGCACAAAAGGCACATACATTGTCCGTGAAGGCGATCCAGTGACTGAGATGCTCTTCATCATCCGTGGAAAACTGGAAAGCTCCACAACAAATGGTGGTCGCACTGGTTTCTTCAATTCAATCACCCTGAAACCTGGTGATTTCTGTGGTGAGGAACTTCTTGGATGGGCTCTTGTCCCCAGGCCTACTACGAACTTGCCATCATCCACTCGGACAGTGAAGGCACTGATAGAAGTGGAGGCCTTTGCACTCCAGGCCGAGGATCTCAAGTTTGTTGCCAGCCAGTTCAGGCGGCTGCACAGCAAGAAGTTGCAACACACTTTCCGGTACTACTCACACCACTGGAGAACGTGGGCCTCATGCTTCATCCAAGCTGCTTGGAGACGGTACAAGCGGAGGAAGATGGCAAAGGACCTGAGTATGAGGGAGTCATTCAATTCCGTTAGATTAGATGAAGTGGATAACGAAGATGATGATTCTCCGCCCAAGAATAGTCTTGCTCTAAAATTCATAGCTAGGACTAGAAAAGTGCCTCAGAACATGAAAGAGTTGCCTAAGCTAACGAAGCCAGATGAGCCAGATTTCTCAGCTGAACCTGAAGACTAG